From the genome of Methanobrevibacter sp. TMH8:
TATGATATTCATGGAGGAGGATTAGATTTAATATTCCCTCATCATGATGCAGAAATAGCACAGATGGAAGCTATATCTGGTAAAAAACCTATGGTAAATTATTGGATGCACACTGGTTTTTTAAATGTCGATGGAGTTAAAATGTCAAAATCTCTTGGAAATTTTATTACCATAAGAGATCTTTTGAAAGAATGGAATCCTATGGCCTATAGACTATTTGTTCTTTCAACACATTATAGAAGCCCAATTGACTTTTCATCCAAATCATTAAATCAAGCCTTAAAAAATTTACATAGATTAAATAAAACTGTTGATAACCTTAAACAAACTTTAGATTATCTAAAAAACTTAGAAGTTTTAGAAACCTCTGAAAAATCTAACATTACTGATGATCCAAATAAATATAAATTATTAAATCAATTAAATTCAGCAAAAGAAGAATTTTTCTTTCATATGAATGATGATTTTAATACTCCGAGAGCATTAGCTATTATATTAAGTTTTACAAAAGTCATTAATGGACATATTAATGAAATTGATGATAAAAATAATAGTGATGTTTCTATAGAAGATTTAAAATTCATTAGAGAATCATTATCATTACTTAAAGATTTTGAAGCTATATTCAAATTAAATATATTTACTATAAAAGAAGAAAAAAAGGAAGACAAATCTTCTCAACTTCTTGATATAATTTCTTTTACAAGAGAAAAACTTAGAGAAGAAAAAAATTATGATCTTTCAGATGAAATTAGAAATAAACTAAATGAAATTGATATTAATATTGAAGATTAAAGGATATTAACCAAAAAAACATGACAAGGATAAAATAAAAAAATAAGAAAATAAAAATAAGAAAATTACAAAAAATAATGATTGAGATGAAAAAATGAGTGAAAAAATTGCAAATAGTTTAACTGAGTTAGTAGGAAATACACCTTTGTTAAAATTAAATAATATTGATGATGGATTAAATGGAGATTTAATAGCTAAACTTGAATCTTTCAATCCACTTAGTAGTGTAAAAGATAGAATATCTGTAGGTATGGTAAATAAAGCTGAAAATGAAGGCCTTATTGACAAAAGTACCACATTGATTGAACCAACTAGTGGAAATACAGGTATTGGTCTTGCTTTTGTAGCTGCTGCTCGAGGATATAGGCTTATTTTAACTATGCCAGAAACAATGTCACTTGAGAGGAAAAAGCTATTAGCTATTTTTGGAGCAGAAATTGTTTTGACTCCTGGTGATAAAGGTATGAATGGAGCTATAGCTAAAGCGGAAGAATTACTTGAGAAAATCGATAATAGTTTCTCAGTTCATCAATTTTCAAATCCTGTTAATGTAGAAACACATTATAGCACAACTGCAGAGGAAATTTGGAATGATACAGACGGTAACATAGATATTGTTATAGCTGGTGTTGGTACTGGAGGAACAATTACTGGAATAGCTAGAAAACTAAAAGAAAATGGAAAAAATCCAAATCTTAAAGCTATTGCTGTTGAACCTTCATCTTCACCTGTACTTTCTGGAGAAAACCCAGGACCTCACAAAATCCAAGGAATTGGTGCTGGATTTATTCCTGAAATCTATGAAAGTGATTTAATTGATGAAATAATTCAAGTTAAAGATGAAGATGCTTCAAAAGCTATGTTAAAATTAGCTAAAGAAGAAGGAGTTCTTGCAGGTATTTCTTCTGGTGCAGCAACTCATGCTGGAATTGAAGTAGCTAAAAGAGAAGAAAATAAAGGAAAACGGATTTTAGTTATATTACCAGATACTGGTGAAAGATATCTTTCTATGGATTGGGTTTTCCAAGATATCTATAAAGAATACTCTGAAGTTTTAAAATAATTTTTTAATAATTAATTTAATAGTTAAATCAAATATTTAATATTATAAGTATTAATTATTATATTAATTATTAGACTAATTATAAAGATTAATTTTTAGACTAATTTTTAGACTATATTATTAGACTAATTATATTAATTCAATAATTTTTTATTTTTAAAATTTTTATAAAAAATTTTTATATATTGCAAAAAATTAATATATTTTATATACAGATTTATATCTTACATTAAATAATAATTATCAATTATATGTATTAGTCAATTATTTTTTAAATTATTTATAATTTTTTTTTCAATAATTTTAATAAACATGAATAACATAGTACTTATATTCAACATTTAATAGAACCATAGAATTTATATTAATATTAATATTATAATTAAATTAAAGTTAATGGAGTAATATCATGATATATATGGATCATTCAGCCACAGCACCTGTAAGAGAAGAAGTATTTGAAGTTATGAAACCATATTTCACAAGGTCATTTGGAAATGCATCAACATTTTACTCTCTTGGAAGAGAAGCTAAAGCAGCTATGGAAGAATCTAGAAAACATGTCGCTAATATTATTGGTGCAAATAAAGATGAAATAATATTTACAAGTGGTGGAACTGAATCTGATAACATAGCTATTCAAGGAATTGCATATAAACTAAAAAATGCTGATAAAGGAAACCATATTATAACCTCAGCTATAGAACATCCTGCTGTAATGGAAACATGTGCTCATCTTGAAAAGAAAGGATTTGAAGTGACTTATCTTCCTGTTTATGAAGATGGAATTGTCAAAATAGAAGATCTTAAATCAGCTATTAAAGATGAAACTATTCTCATTACTATCATGCATGCAAATAATGAAATTGGAACTATTCAACCAATTGCAGAAATTGGCAAAATAGCTAAAGAAAAGAAAATTAAATTCCATACCGATGCTGTTCAATCTGTTGGAAAGATACCTGTTGATGTTAATGAGATGAATGTTGATTTACTTTCTATTTCTTCACATAAGGTATTTGGACCTAAAGGAATAGGTGCATTGTATATTAGAAAAGGAACAAGACTTGAACCAATTCTTTATGGAGGAGGACAAGAAATGGATTTATCTCCAGGAACTGAAAATATCCCAGGAATAGTTGGTTTAGGTGAAGCTTGTAGATTAGCTAAAGAAGAACTAAATAATACTATGGAATATACTAAAAAACTTAGAGATAAACTTGTTGATGGAGTTTTAAACAGTGTTGAAAAATCTTATATAAATGGAAATATAGAAAAAAGACTTCCTGGAAATGTCAACTTCCGTTTTACTGGAATTGAAGGTGAATCAATTGTCCTTATGCTTGATGCAAAAGGTATTGCTAGTTCAACTGGTTCTGCATGCTCATCTAAGAAACTTACTGCTTCTCATGTTCTAAAAGCAATAGGACTTGAAGATGTTGATTCTCATGGATCACTTAGATTGACTATTGGTCCTGAAAATACAGAAGAAGAAGTGGATATTGTAATTAAAGAAATACCACCTATCATAGAAAAACTTCGAAGTATGTCTTCAATTTGGAATAAAGACAAAGACATTTGGAAAAATAATACTGAAAGTTGTGATATTTAATTATCGAAAGGAATTACCTATAAAAAATTAATTAAAGAAACTAACTAATAAAGGTGAAAAAATGTACTCAGAAAAAGTAATGGAACATTTTACTAATCCCCGAAATGTTGGAGAAATCGAAAATCCTGATGGTGAAGGGACAGTAGGAAATCCAACTTGTGGAGATATGATGACTATTTATATTAAAGTCAAAGATGATAAAATTGATGATATAAAATTTAAAACATTTGGTTGTGGAGCAGCAATAGCTACAAGTAGTATGATTACTGAATTAGCTTTAGGAAAAACAGTTGATGAAGCATATGAAATTAGTAGAAATGATGTAGCTGATGCATTAGATGGACTTCCAAAAGTAAAAATGCATTGTTCTAACTTAGCTGCTGACGCATTACAAGCAGCTATCAAAGATTATAGATCTAAACAAGAATAATAATCTTTAATTTTTTATTTTTTATATATTTTAATTTTGTTTAATTATATTTTTATCATAGTTTTATCTTATTCTTATCTTTTCTAAACTTGTTTTTATCTTATTCTTGTCTTATTTTTATTTTATTTTTATTATTTTAATTTTTATACCATCATATTATTTCTAAATTTCCAATAATTATATATCTAACTTTTCAATAGCTTTTTCAGCAGCAATTTGCTCAGCTTCTTTTTTACTTTTTCCTACTCCTCTGCCAACTTCTGTTCCATCAATAAATATCCCCATAATAAAAGTTTTATCATGTGGAGCCCCATATTCTTCAATTAAATTATATTCTACAAGAAGTTCATTGGCATCCCCATATTCTTTTATTTTTGATTTAAAGTCATTGAAAAATATAATTTCTTCATCAATAGCTGGAAAAACTGTTTTAGAAAGGAAATCTCTAGTAGTTTCTAAACCTTGATCTAAATAAATTGCACCAAGTAAAGATTCAAAGACATCAGCACTAATAGAAAAAACCTCATTTATACTAACTTTATTATCATCAAGTTGTAACTTTATCATACTAGTTAGTCCTAAATCATGAGAGTAGTTAGCTAAAGCAGTTTCACAAACATAATTTGATCTTAATTTAGTTAAATCTCCTTCACCAATATTTTTATATTTTTTGTATATATATTCAGAAACAATCATGCTGAGTACTGCATCACCTAAAAATTCTAATCTCTCATAATCATAACTTATATTATGTTTAACCCCATATGATTTATGTATGAATGCCATTTCATATAGCTTAGAATTATTAGGTATTATTCCAAATTTATTTAGTATTTCCATCAGATCACTCATTTATGATTATTTTTATTTTTTTATGAATATTTTTTTAAAAAATTATTATAATAATTATTATGATTATATTAGGATAATCATCTTTGATATTTATTTTTATTATTTTATAATCAAATATATGAAAATAAAATATTTATGTTATAAATATGTTTATCATTATTATTACATTTTTATTTTATTTAAATTTAATATAATATTTAATATAAATTTAATATAAATTTTTAATATAAATTTTGTTATATTTAATAATTAAAATTAAAAAATTATCTGATATTAAATATTTATAAATATTCGTTGCAAAAATTTTTTAGATATTACTTCTCATTAACTCTCTAGGATTATTGATTTATAAATTAATAAACATAATATTTTTTTCAATAAATTGCGACTTTATTGAAATAAAAACAAAGAATTGGTAATTCCTTATATATTTCATTAAAATAGCTATAAATTTAAATACATAAAACAATTAGAAACTGGATTAATAATAAATAAATAATAAATAAATTATTGATAAATCTTATTTATAGAAATCTTATTTCTAATATATAATATTATTTAAATTATAGCTATTAAATGGGATAATACATAACTTAAACAAATAATTTAACATTAACAAAGGGGATATTTATGATATTAAATTGGCAAAAAGAAATAAATACAATAGATCCAGATATGAAATTTAGAAGTGAAGGTGGTTGGTTAAAAACTATTGAAAAACTTGATAAAAGTGTTTCAAATGGATATTCATTAGTTGGAGATTTTGTAAAATCTGGTGATTTTGAAGAAGACTATTCAGATGGACTTTACTTAGATTGTAATAAAGAACCTGGAAAAAAGAAAAAAACACAAAGTGATTATCGCTTGTTTAGATTATCAAATGGAGAATTAAGACTTTTAGATATGGTAATTGCTGGAGATAGTAGCTGGGCTTGTGAGTTCTGGGATACAATAGAAGAAGAATTAGGAACTGAATTATACTAAAATAAATAAAATAAATAAAAAATATAAAAAATATAAAAAATATAAATAACAAAATTATTGATTTATAATATAATTATTGATTTATAATGTAAAATAATACTACAATTTTCTATTTGAATTTAATTCAACAATAAATAATAATTTTACAATTTTCTATTGATTAATTTTCTTATTGAATCTAATAATATTCCATTTAACATTAAAAACAATCCAATTACAATGAGCATAATAGCTATTACAGTTGGACCAAAGTTAATACTAGTACCATTTATATAATCATTCAAAAACCAAATTCCAGTTATAATACCAATTATGAATATTATAAGACCTGGAAGTGTAAAATAAATTAAAGGTCTTCTAAGTTCCATATCTTTTATTATTTTTAAAAGAACTCCAACTCCATGAGTAATAGGATTTTCAGTTGAACCATTAAGATCATACCTAACTGTTATTGGAACTTCTACTATTTTTAATCCAGCTTCTGCAGCATCAGAAAGCATTTCACTTTCAATTGCAAAACCAGAATCTTTTAGTTTAAAATAAGGAATAACTTTTTTAGAAAATGCTCTAAATCCACTTTGAGAATCAGTTATTTCTAGTCCTGAAGATATATTTGTAGCTTTATCTAAAACTTTTTGACCAATACGCCTATAAGAAGGAGTATCATCTTCAACAGAGCCATCAACATAACGGCTACCATTAACAAAATCAGCATTTCCAGATTCAATTGGATAAATCAAATCAGGAATTTCATCAGGATTATTCTGTCCATCACCATCGATTGTTACAATAATATCATAAGTTTCATTATTATCTTCAATTAAATTATTAAGAGATTTTATGGCTTCAAAACCAGATTTTAAACCTTGACCTTTTCCTAAATTTGTAGGATGAGTTATTAGCTCTGCACCAGCTAGATTAGCTACTTCACTAGTTTTATCAGAGCTACCATCATTAACCACAATAACTTTATCAACATATTTTAAAGTTCTAAGAATAACACTTCCTAGAGCTACTTCTTCATTGAAAGCTGGAATAATAGCTACTGATTTTGACATAAAATTACCTTCTAAATAAAATTATTTTCTAATAATTACATTTAATAATTAATTTATTAATATAAATTATAAAAGTTAAATATTAAAAGTCAAATATTAATGATAATATCAATGTAATATTAATAATTGACTAATCAATATTGTAAAATTCTCTCATCCACTCAACAGTTTTTTTAATACCTTCTTCTGGAGAAACTTTAGGATCATGTTTTAAATCACGAATAGCTTTTGAGAAATCAATAGTTTTAACTTTTGTTGTGAAAGGTTCAGCTTCATGATAAGTTACAAGAGAATCATCTGCTCCAACAGCATCAAGAACAATATCAGAATACTCTCTGATATCTTTTTCCCATTCTTGTTTACTTCCGACATTATAAGCCTCTCCTGGAATAAAATTATCTACAATATTTGCAAAAGTAGTCGCTGTATCTCCCACATAATCAATGATACGTTTATGCCCTTCATAAACATCATAACCTTGATTATGAAGAGTTTTATAAATAAATATTGGAATAAAACCTTTATATGGAGAATATTCTTCATGAGGTCCATAACAGTTAACTGGACGAACTCTAACAGTTTCAGTTTCAAACATTGTAGCTGAATTCATACACATTAATTCTCCAGCCCATTTAGTAATAGCATAATCATTCATTTGATAAGTATCTTTAATCGGATTATTTATCATTACATCTTCACTCATTTCACCAGTATAATCCCCATATACTTCAGCTGATGAAAAGAATATCATACGAAATCCTAACTTTTCTTGAAGACGAATCATATGTTTTGTTCCAATGACATTAGTTTCCCATAAGTTTTCATAGTAACCTTCACCATTCCATCTACCATATTCAGCAGCTAAATGATATACATAATCAAAATCATCATTTTCATCAAAAACACGTTCTATCTGGCGAAATTTACTAACATCTGCACGTACATAATCATCTCTTTCATTGTGCAAAAGATCACATGCTAATACTTCATGTCCACGACTTCTTAGTTCATTACATAAGTTGGTTCCTATAAATCCTGCTCCACCAGTAACTAATATTTTTTCTGTCTCCATAGAATTTCTCCTTTATAATTTTTATTTAATATCTTAGAATAATATTTATATTATATTCTATAGTTTATCTCTATATTTTATAGCTTATCCCTATATTCTATAGTTTATCTTTATAATTATTATATTTACCATATTTTTCATATTTAATATAATGTTTATTGATACTTTCAGGATAGTTTTTTCTAATAAAATTAAAGACACTACAATCTTTAAAATCATCAATTATTTTTTTTAAAAGGATTATTTCTTCTCTAGAATCATCAAGAAGTTCTTTAGTAACCTCTAATCTATGCTTTTGCTTTAAATAATCATTTTTAAGTTTATCTGCATCTTCTAACTTTTTATCAATGTCTAAAATTTCATATCTATCTAATCTCTTTTTAATATCATCTTTATCATTACGAATATCTAAAAGACGATTTTGACAGTATTCCAATTTATCTTCAATTAATTTTATATCATTTTTTGCATTTTTAAGTTCAGATTTAGTAAATTCTAACTCTTCTTTTAAATTAAATGTCATCTTATCACAATTCCAATGAAATATATAAAATTTATAATAAAATTCTAATTCAAATAAAATGTAATAGTTATAATAATTAAAATAATAAGAATAATAAGAATAATGAAAATAATGGAATAAAAATAATATTATAAACAAATAATATCTTTAATTTTATAAATATAATTGAGGAAAATCTAAAATCATATAAATTAACATGAAAATGCTATAATATCTTTTAAATATTTAAGCAATTCATCTTTAGCCTCTTCATCATCCATTGCAAATTCAATTGAAGTTTTCAACCATTCAATTCTATTACCAATATCATAAGTTTTTCCTTCAAATACCTGACCATATATTGTATCTAATTTTGCCATAGCATCAGTTAATTGAATTTCTCCACCAAAACCAGGTTCAGTATTTTCAATATGATTGAAGATATCATTAGTTAAAACATATCTACCCATTATAGCTAGATTAGATGGAGCTTCATCTATCTTTGGTTTTTCAACAAGCTTTTCAATATTGTAAAGTCTGTTTTCAACTTCATTTCCTTTTATTATACCATATCTTTCAACTTTTTCACAAGGAACTTCTTCCACAGCTATTGTAGAAGCATTATATTTTTTGTAAACATCAATAAGCTGCTTTGTGCATGGAACAGGCCCTTTAGTAATAGTATCACCTAACATAACAGCAAAAGGTTCTCCTCCAACATGTTTTTCTGCACAATAAATTGCATCCCCTAATCCTTTTTGTTTTTTTTGTCGTACATAATAAATATCTGCTAAATCTGATATTTCTTTTACTTCATTTAAATAATCATCTTTACCATTCTCACTTAAATGATATTCTAATTCAAATGATCTATCAAAATGATCCTCTATAGGCCTCTTTCCCTTACCAGTTACAATTAAAATATCATCAATTCCAGAAGCTACAGCTTCTTCAATTACATATTGTATTGTTGGTTTATCAAAAACTGGCAACATCTCTTTTGGTTGAGCTTTAGTAGCAGGTAAAAATCTTGTACCTAAACCTGCTGCTGGTATAACGGCTTTCATATTCATTCACCCATAATAATTAATTAATAATAAATATAAATGATAATATAATAAAACAAATTCCCAATAATATTAATTATTCATTATTTTATCGTTTATCAATAAAATTAAATGTTTTAATATATTTCATATAATTAAAGAATACTATAAATCAATAATAATTTATACTATGATAATATCTGTTTTAATTATATTTAAATCTATTAGTATTAGATACATTTGTTGATGAAAGAACCTCTCTTCTAAATATATGTGAAAGTACTCAAATAAAATGAAAAATAATTAATATACTAATAGGGTACTATAAGTTGAAACGAATAAAAAAAATAAATAACAGATTTATAAAAAAATCATAGCCTAATTAGTAAAAATAGAATACTAATTAAATAAAATTAAAAAAAACCAATGATAAATATATTTTATAAAAATGAGTAATAGAATTAATAATAAAAAAATAAAGGAATATAGATATAAATATAGATAATAATCTTTAATAATATAAATTTGATGATATAAAAATGAAAAACAAAAGAATATGGACAATAAATAAAGAAATAAAAAATAAAGAAACATAATAATAAAGAAATATAACAATACCCTATTATAATAATGTAAAAATATATAAAAATGGTGCAGGGAACGGGATTCGAACCCGCGAAGGGACTCACCCAATAGGCCCTCAACCTATCGCCTTTGACCGCTCGACCATCCCTGCAAGAAACTAATGTAACAATATATTTCAAATAAAGAAATATATAATATTAATTTAAGTAAATAAAACTAGTATTAAATTCTATTTCTTTTTAAGTATTTAAACTTTTCTCTTTAAAAGAGATTAATAGATTTAAATAAATTAAATAATAAATTCTATAGCTATTTCAATTAATGAAAAATAGCTACAAAAATGATTATCCTCTTGGTTCTTTTGCTTTATATCTTAAACCTTTGTAACCACATTTCCTACAAGCAGTAGCTGCAGCTGGGTTACGAGCATTACATTTTAAGCAAATTTTAACTTTGAAAATTCTATTTTCAGCTTCTTCAAATCTAGCCATTGATAATCCTCCTTATAATAGTTAATATTAGTTATTGATCGAATAAACGTTCGTGATCCTTATTAACTAAACAATCAACAAAATTGATTAGTTAATATTTAAATTTAGTAATCTGTTATAAGAATTATAATAAGTAAGAAATTATAATTACTTAGTAACTATATCATGAAACAAAATAAGAATTTCTCTAATATTCATGATACTTAAGAACATTAAAATTTATTGATTTAATAGTATTTAAAGCTTTAGTTATTTTATTTAAAATTTTTTTAATTAAATATTTATTTTTATTTAAATATTATTTTTAAAAATATTATTACATACCCTATAATTATTTCCAAGTATGTATAAATTTGCACTAATTGTTATCACTAAATATATTATTAACTATTATTAGCTATTTATTATATTTTGAAGCTTTTTATAAATGTTTTAAATTCTTCTCTATTTACAAGATCACCAGTATAATAATAAGTAATTGAATAATAATTATCCCCTTTAAGCAAGAGAACATCATAAGAATTAGTGTATTGTGTTCCATTAGATTTTATATTGAAAAAAGACGCAATACTCGCAATATTTTCATCTATTTTAACTGTTTCATTAGAACTTATCTTAAGATAAGTTTCAATAGCAGGAATACCACTAATCACAACATTTGAAGAATTAACAACAGATATATTTTTATTATCATCCCAAACAGACTTATATACATTATAAAGTTCATCTAATGAATAACCACCAGCTTCACCTTTAGAAATATATAAATAATTACCATAATAATCCACTAAAACAATATCAGTACTATTATTACTTTCAATACTCCAATCACTAGAATAATTAAAAGAAATATCAGAATTATTAAAATTTTTAATAGTTGCTACATTACTATTATCATTACTGTTATCTGATAAAAATAATAAACCCGCAGAAATATAAACTATTACTATTATAAAAATCAATAATACTCCAAAAACAGCTATTTTTCTTTTTTTATCTTCTTTAGAATATACTGCGACTTCATCTTTACCTTCTTTGATTTTCACATTTGTATAAATATAATTATAGAATTTCCTACTAATAAAAAAAGTAATTGCAAGCAATATGATTCTAATAATCCAATTATTAGAAAAACTAAATCCTGAAAAAAGAATTCCAATAGAAATAGCTATGATAGCTAATACAATAACGAAAAAAACAACACTCAAAAAAATAGCTGTAAGCTTACCAATTTTCATAAAAACCATCTCCTTTTTATTAGATTAAATCACTAATATTTGCATCTAATAATTTGTAATATACTTGATAAGCATGAATTACATTTTCAATTTCCATTTTACTATTGCCAAAATGAATAGCACTACAAGCACTCAAAAAAATCAAAGAAAACCTAGAATTAGTAAGAAATTTATCGTGAGAATCAATAGTAGGAGTTTCTATAATCATATGCCCTATCTTAGTATATATATCAAATATTTTATCTAAAAGTTTATTAGCATTTTTACCCCATTTCATTTTCTTTAATTTATTGAAAAATTCTTGATCTGGAGGAATAAAACTTTCATCATTATCAAAATCATCCAATAAAGCCATGACTTTATTTAACAGATTTAAAACTTCATCAATACAAGTTTCATTATTTTCCTTTTTCATAGACAATATCCCAGTTAAAAAACTATTAAGAGCAGTATAACTTTCAAATAAAATAGTATCTCCCCACAAACTAGGAACATAAACTATTTTAAATCTATCTAAAACTTGAGCATACTCCAACTGAGGATAATTCTCAGCGAATGAATCTTCATCCATCCTATTAATATTAAATTCATCAAAACGAAACTTTTCAACATATGAAATCAATGATTTACATAAAACTCTCATATTTTTAGAATCTATAAGACTTAACGTCTGATTTAAAACAATAGGCAAACCTTCCACATCAGAAAAATTATTCAAAATCTTATCAGCTTTATCTCTATTCTTAGCCATCTCTTTAGGAACATCATAATCAATTTTAATAGCCATAAGCACATCACTCCCGAAAAATATCAAAATTTATTATTAAAAATGTCCCTTATTTTTTTAATCTTTATTTATAAGATTTAATAATTTGAAATAGGTTTTAAATGCACAAATAACATCATCCAAAATAACAACCGCACGATTATTAACAACAGCACTACAACAACACAAAAAAACCAAAGCTTTATCACTAACACCTATAAAAATACCTATGGCAGAAGGGTAACCTGCATTAGGATTCTCATCAAAAACCTCATCAGAATTAGTTGTCATATATTTATTATAAATTTTATCAATTTTATTTAAAAGTTTTTTAGCATTTTTATCAAATTCTAATCCCTTTAATCTGATAAAATATTCTTTATCAGGACCATTAAAAATAATATCTTTATCAAAATCATCCAAAAGAACCATAACCTTATTAAGTATACAAAAAACATCAGAAAGATTAACTTCACCATTATAAGCCAATACCCCAAAAATAACGTCTTTTAAACTATCATAACCTTCTAAACCCATTTTGTCTTTAAATCCAAGAGGAAGAAGATAATGAAATCTACCTTGTGGAAACGCATCAATTATATATTTAATTTGAGGAAATTCATTAGCAAAATCACTAGAAACATCTAACACATAAGACCCATATTCTAAAAAATATTTAATAATCCTTTTTATGTTTTTAATAAAATCTTTAAAATTCTTAGAACCAGTAACCTCCCAAATAGAATTAAAAACATCATCTAAACCATCCAAATCAGAATAATCTAATAATATCTCATTAGCAGAATTCTTAATCTTCTCCCTCTCATTTATAACACTAT
Proteins encoded in this window:
- the nifU gene encoding Fe-S cluster assembly scaffold protein NifU; translation: MYSEKVMEHFTNPRNVGEIENPDGEGTVGNPTCGDMMTIYIKVKDDKIDDIKFKTFGCGAAIATSSMITELALGKTVDEAYEISRNDVADALDGLPKVKMHCSNLAADALQAAIKDYRSKQE
- the nifS gene encoding cysteine desulfurase NifS — encoded protein: MYMDHSATAPVREEVFEVMKPYFTRSFGNASTFYSLGREAKAAMEESRKHVANIIGANKDEIIFTSGGTESDNIAIQGIAYKLKNADKGNHIITSAIEHPAVMETCAHLEKKGFEVTYLPVYEDGIVKIEDLKSAIKDETILITIMHANNEIGTIQPIAEIGKIAKEKKIKFHTDAVQSVGKIPVDVNEMNVDLLSISSHKVFGPKGIGALYIRKGTRLEPILYGGGQEMDLSPGTENIPGIVGLGEACRLAKEELNNTMEYTKKLRDKLVDGVLNSVEKSYINGNIEKRLPGNVNFRFTGIEGESIVLMLDAKGIASSTGSACSSKKLTASHVLKAIGLEDVDSHGSLRLTIGPENTEEEVDIVIKEIPPIIEKLRSMSSIWNKDKDIWKNNTESCDI
- the cysS gene encoding cysteine--tRNA ligase, which gives rise to MLEIYNTISRKKEVFETINNDKNVNLFVCGPTVYDDAHIGHGRTYISFDMIKRYLEFIGYSVFYVENITDIDDKIINRAKEREIDPEDLARDFEEKFKEDMEKLNVNSVNLYPRATYHLNEIFNQIEILISKGYAYETETGVYFETSKFKDFGKLSNRKLDKLDSHRIAIDKTKKDPKDFALWKKTEVDETPFYKSKWGNGRPGWHIEDTAITEKYFGPQYDIHGGGLDLIFPHHDAEIAQMEAISGKKPMVNYWMHTGFLNVDGVKMSKSLGNFITIRDLLKEWNPMAYRLFVLSTHYRSPIDFSSKSLNQALKNLHRLNKTVDNLKQTLDYLKNLEVLETSEKSNITDDPNKYKLLNQLNSAKEEFFFHMNDDFNTPRALAIILSFTKVINGHINEIDDKNNSDVSIEDLKFIRESLSLLKDFEAIFKLNIFTIKEEKKEDKSSQLLDIISFTREKLREEKNYDLSDEIRNKLNEIDINIED
- a CDS encoding NAD(P)-dependent oxidoreductase, which produces METEKILVTGGAGFIGTNLCNELRSRGHEVLACDLLHNERDDYVRADVSKFRQIERVFDENDDFDYVYHLAAEYGRWNGEGYYENLWETNVIGTKHMIRLQEKLGFRMIFFSSAEVYGDYTGEMSEDVMINNPIKDTYQMNDYAITKWAGELMCMNSATMFETETVRVRPVNCYGPHEEYSPYKGFIPIFIYKTLHNQGYDVYEGHKRIIDYVGDTATTFANIVDNFIPGEAYNVGSKQEWEKDIREYSDIVLDAVGADDSLVTYHEAEPFTTKVKTIDFSKAIRDLKHDPKVSPEEGIKKTVEWMREFYNID
- the cysK gene encoding cysteine synthase A, producing the protein MSEKIANSLTELVGNTPLLKLNNIDDGLNGDLIAKLESFNPLSSVKDRISVGMVNKAENEGLIDKSTTLIEPTSGNTGIGLAFVAAARGYRLILTMPETMSLERKKLLAIFGAEIVLTPGDKGMNGAIAKAEELLEKIDNSFSVHQFSNPVNVETHYSTTAEEIWNDTDGNIDIVIAGVGTGGTITGIARKLKENGKNPNLKAIAVEPSSSPVLSGENPGPHKIQGIGAGFIPEIYESDLIDEIIQVKDEDASKAMLKLAKEEGVLAGISSGAATHAGIEVAKREENKGKRILVILPDTGERYLSMDWVFQDIYKEYSEVLK
- the rnc gene encoding ribonuclease III, which translates into the protein MEILNKFGIIPNNSKLYEMAFIHKSYGVKHNISYDYERLEFLGDAVLSMIVSEYIYKKYKNIGEGDLTKLRSNYVCETALANYSHDLGLTSMIKLQLDDNKVSINEVFSISADVFESLLGAIYLDQGLETTRDFLSKTVFPAIDEEIIFFNDFKSKIKEYGDANELLVEYNLIEEYGAPHDKTFIMGIFIDGTEVGRGVGKSKKEAEQIAAEKAIEKLDI
- a CDS encoding glycosyltransferase family 2 protein, which produces MSKSVAIIPAFNEEVALGSVILRTLKYVDKVIVVNDGSSDKTSEVANLAGAELITHPTNLGKGQGLKSGFEAIKSLNNLIEDNNETYDIIVTIDGDGQNNPDEIPDLIYPIESGNADFVNGSRYVDGSVEDDTPSYRRIGQKVLDKATNISSGLEITDSQSGFRAFSKKVIPYFKLKDSGFAIESEMLSDAAEAGLKIVEVPITVRYDLNGSTENPITHGVGVLLKIIKDMELRRPLIYFTLPGLIIFIIGIITGIWFLNDYINGTSINFGPTVIAIMLIVIGLFLMLNGILLDSIRKLINRKL